In a single window of the Coffea eugenioides isolate CCC68of chromosome 3, Ceug_1.0, whole genome shotgun sequence genome:
- the LOC113765494 gene encoding 50S ribosomal protein HLP, mitochondrial: protein MAASSASKLFRAGRSLLGGLKDPNGSIGLSKDLPRSYLFSQQQRTFIQMRTNLKVVDNSGAKRVMCIQALKGKRGARLGDTIVASVKEAQPGGKVKKGQVVYGVVVRAAMQRGRSDGSEIKFDDNAVVLVNKQGEPIGTRVFGPVPHELRKKKHVKILSLAQHIA, encoded by the exons ATGGCTGCATCGTCTGCTTCAAAATTGTTTCGCG CTGGTCGTTCATTGCTTGGGGGCCTGAAGGATCCTAATGGGTCAATAGGATTGTCAAAGGACTTGCCCAGAAGTTATCTATTTTCTCAG CAACAAAGGACTTTTATACAGATGAGGACCAATCTCAAAGTCGTGGACAACTCGGGGGCAAAAAGGGTAATGTGCATACAGGctttaaaaggaaaaagaggagcCAGATTGGGAGACACGATAGTAGCATCAGTGAAGGAAGCGCAGCCTGGTGGGAAAGTGAAAAAAGGACAAGTTGTTTATGGTGTCGTCGTTCGTGCAGCCATGCAGCGAGGCCGTAGTGATGGGAGTGAAATCAAGTTTGATGATAACGCTGTCGTACTTGTGAATAAGCAAGGAGAACCAATTGGAACCAGAGTCTTTGGCCCCGTTCCACACGAGCTGAGGAAGAAGAAGCATGTTAAGATTCTTAGTCTTGCACAGCATATTGCTTGA